CTTTATCTCCAAAAATGAGCTTTTCGTTTTCAATGGAAGCTGTATCCTCTCCTACAACCTCTATTGCTGTTTGTATATTAGCATCTCCTATACCCAAACCATGAACAATTTCATCAGAATAATAAATTTTCTTATATTTAGGCTCAATTCCAAAGTCTATTTTTGCTGTTCCCGAAGCCATATTAAGACCGGTTTGTAATGGATTGGTCTCTGATGAATGGATATGATCCGATGCTGCTTTTTTGCCGCTATCCTTAATGGCATGTGTTACTAACTCTTTATCCTTAAGATCCTCTAGAATATGTTTTAGCTCTGTATTGAGAATGTATTGGTTTAGAGGGTTATTCACAACTCTTTGAATGATGTAATGGCTTCCTTCTTTGATAAAATCGATTTTTGCCAGTATAATTTCTTGCTTATCCGTACATTCAACCAATTCGTCCATATTTAATTGATAGTAGCGTTCTATTACTTTATCTTTAATATCTTCAGTGATGATTTCAACAGTATTTATTTTTGAAAACTCGGTATAGTAGTTTGTGTCTCCAAGGGTCATTCTGAATGTATCAGGATTAAATTTAATAGTTCCTTTTACTTGTTTAACATTATTCGCTTTTAAAATATAGGGAATTTCATAGTATTCTTTATCTCCCAAATTCTTTTCATTAAATTCAATTCGTAAAAATTTTTCTCCGTTTTTTGTAGTAAAATGCTCTAATTCTACATCATATCTAAATTCAATGTTTTTTACTTCCCCATGTTTTTCAACACATACAAGCATTTGCATCTCTTCTAAAGGATTTGCAAATCTTGGCGTAAGGTGTTTGATTGTAACATTTCTATCTTTATAAATGATTACTTCTTCTTCTACGATCCTTTTTAAAGATAAATCTTCGATATTAGGTTCTTTTGGATTTAAGTAAAGACTATACCCTTCTTTATATCTGTTGAATTCTCCTACTTCCTCGTAATTCATAGAAGAATTGGCAATAGAATGCACCGGTTCTTTTTCTTCTTCATCATAGGCAATACATAAATACGCTGAAGTTTGATCCGTAATCTTATCAAACCCTTCAATCATTGGCAGTTTCTTAATGATTGGTTTGTCAACAACAATTTCTCTTCCACCATAGTCCAATGCCATTCCATTTTCTACAGAAATCGTTTGATCATCTACATAGACTACATTTAATCCACAAACAATTCCTGCACCATGAAGAAGCCTGTTAATTAATCTTCTTTTATCATTTACATATTTTTGCTCCAACTGAAGATCTCTAACTGTCAAAAGCTTGCCATAAAAATATTTGTTTCTTTCAAAAGGAAAAAGTCTCTCATTTTTCAATTCATTTCATCCTCTCAATGAAATAATATCCCTAATCAATCACTCTGCTAATATTGTAGAAACGGATACAGTCGAGTAGTTATTAAGCCTTAAAGGTATTCTCTGAGATAAGATTGAGTTAATACCCAGATAAGTATGATCATCCAGGAATAAAAATGGTTTTAATACTACAATATTGACTTCCGTATAAGCGGGTTTATTATTTTCAATTATTTTTTTAAGACCTTTATATTTCGACTGGGAAAGATTTTCATCTTTCAGAATCACCGTAAAGATATAAGGGCTATTCCCATATAATTCTTCCAGGTGCTTTTTTGAAATACTATTGTCCTTCCATGCATTTAATACATGATTTTCTACTATATAAGGCTTTTGACCAGTAAATAATTCTACAATTTTCTCTATACCTTCTTTTGTGCCTTTCTTCTTATAAAGATATACTGCATTCTTAATAAGAGTCCTTAGAGAATCTTCCTCCCATAGATAAACATCTTCAATTCCAAGCCAGGAAGAAAGCCAGTATAAAAATTCTCTGTCTACAATATCAGGGTCAAAGTATCGAGATATGTTATCAATTTCTGTCTCCAAATCAAGCATCATGTTCTGAAATATTCCTAAAAAACGAATTAAAAAATCACTGCTTTCAGGATGGGCTTGATAGATTTCCGGAAGGTATTGAATAAAAGAAACCATAGGATAGAAAATTCTTATTCTATTGATTGTTGGAGTATCTTCCTCATTTCCTATTAGGCTAATTTTGTACCATATGAATCTTCCTCTATGTTTATGTAAAAGAACATCCTTTACATTAATGAATTCCTCCGTCCAAAAGGATTGCAATAGAGTATCTTTTTGCTTAAATGAAATGTTTGGATCTCTTAAATAATCGTCTAGATCAATCTCTTCATCATTAATATAAATCTCTTTTGTATCTCTTGAAAAAACTGAAACTTTGATAAAAGTATCCTCTGGAATATCTGCGTCTATAGTCATCCTATGCCATTTCATTTGCTTTTCTCCCCCATCCAGGGCTGTGGATAGGAGCGTACCCTCTATTGTTCCAGTCAACGCATTAAATAGATGTTCTTTCTTTATTGTAAATACTGTAACGATTCCTTGCTCACAATCGGGGCATAAGATATTGCCTTCCAAATTCTTTGTTAACTTTCTCAAGTCCTTTCCTGGAATTCTACAGTAAATTTCCATAGTTTTGTCTTCCTGCATGCATATCAGGTAAGCTCCAGTGCTATCTTTGTATCTTTCTTTAACAACCATAATGATATTTTTATAGATATCTGTGGTCATCCCAGTACAAATGTAATAATTCTTGTCCAGGAAGGATTCAATTTTTCTAATTTCTTTCTTTTCGTTTATTCTGTAAAGACAATTACGGTGTTGATCATATATAGTAATTTGCTGATTGACTACATCCATATAAAAACGGTCTGTAGCCAAAGAATCAATCATATAGTCTTTTCCACTCTCACAAGACTCCAGCTCTTGTATCCAAGTGATGCTTCCTACGGGATTAATCCGGCAAATATATAGAGAATCATTTTTCTTTTCATCCGAACTTTTACTGTCTTCATATTTGTAGATCAAATATAGATAATTGTATTGATCAATATGCATTTTAATAGGATGGAATTTTTTAGAGTGTATCGTATTGATCTGCCATATTTCTTGTTTTGCAATGGTAGAAAAACATTTTATCACTGAGGCACCGTATTTCATAAAATAAAGTGTATCATTTCCTGCTTCTATTAATACGTTGCCCTCTTCATGACTTAAATCCATAAAATATTCTAATGTTTGAGAATTCACTGTGTACTGCCATAAGGTATGATCTTTCATATAGATGTAGATATAGTTCTTGCTTCGCAGGATAATATCTTCTACCTTCTCGGCATGGTATGAATCAATCTGGATATTTTCTAAAACTCTATATTTTTCTCTGCTTAAAATTCGTACTCCCTCATTGTCGGCAATTATATTGTTATGAACACCCTGTTCCCAATCTAAAGCTTTATTATGAGAGAAAAATTTTATATCTTTGCTCATCCTATCACATTCCTCTAATATTCATTGTTTGTGATATCAATATGTACACTTTTTAAATATACAAGACCGTAAGGCGGAATCTCTATATCTCCATTTTGATTTTTAAAATACTCCCCACCACTGGCAGTAATCGTAAGCGCTTTGAT
The genomic region above belongs to Defluviitalea saccharophila and contains:
- a CDS encoding phage tail protein; the protein is MSKDIKFFSHNKALDWEQGVHNNIIADNEGVRILSREKYRVLENIQIDSYHAEKVEDIILRSKNYIYIYMKDHTLWQYTVNSQTLEYFMDLSHEEGNVLIEAGNDTLYFMKYGASVIKCFSTIAKQEIWQINTIHSKKFHPIKMHIDQYNYLYLIYKYEDSKSSDEKKNDSLYICRINPVGSITWIQELESCESGKDYMIDSLATDRFYMDVVNQQITIYDQHRNCLYRINEKKEIRKIESFLDKNYYICTGMTTDIYKNIIMVVKERYKDSTGAYLICMQEDKTMEIYCRIPGKDLRKLTKNLEGNILCPDCEQGIVTVFTIKKEHLFNALTGTIEGTLLSTALDGGEKQMKWHRMTIDADIPEDTFIKVSVFSRDTKEIYINDEEIDLDDYLRDPNISFKQKDTLLQSFWTEEFINVKDVLLHKHRGRFIWYKISLIGNEEDTPTINRIRIFYPMVSFIQYLPEIYQAHPESSDFLIRFLGIFQNMMLDLETEIDNISRYFDPDIVDREFLYWLSSWLGIEDVYLWEEDSLRTLIKNAVYLYKKKGTKEGIEKIVELFTGQKPYIVENHVLNAWKDNSISKKHLEELYGNSPYIFTVILKDENLSQSKYKGLKKIIENNKPAYTEVNIVVLKPFLFLDDHTYLGINSILSQRIPLRLNNYSTVSVSTILAE